The Notolabrus celidotus isolate fNotCel1 chromosome 19, fNotCel1.pri, whole genome shotgun sequence DNA window TTGTGAAGCCGACAGCTCCATTATTACTGTTAATGACCCAGATAAGGATTCTTAGAGACATCTGAGAATCATCTGAACCTTCAGGGTGTTCAGCTGTAATCCCAGAAGAactgtttgttgtatttttatgtaaattaaatatgttttgttaatgcagagtttttaaaatcgTACCATAAACCTCCCTCAAGGCTTTCAAGAAAGCGTGGAGTGTAATTTGCAAACAGATCcttaattatgtttttgttgatccTTGAATTTTCCCTGAAATTAAAGGGATTGTTGTATTTTGGTTGCTGATGAAGGAAACTAAGACACCTGCTGTGGTTTCACATTAAATTTATTCTCTTTTTCAGTCATAACATGGTCAGCTTTTACTGCACATGCTTGATTTTTATATGTTTAGTTTCAATAAAAATAACTCTAAGCAAGGACAGCTTTATCTCTGAttataaacacaaaaatgtcGAGTCAGAAGCCACgaaaaaatctaattaaatacattttagttatgatgcattttttaaaaattagaatatttaaaacaaaatgaattacAAAACTTGCCTTGAAATTATTTccaatgtataataataataatattattgttgttattacgctgatgatgattattattattagtattattattatgattattattattgttattattatttttatttgtattattattgttgtggttattattattattttttattatcattattattaaaattattgctattatttttgttattatgattattattgtaattctttttatcgttgttattatcattattattagtagtaatactgctattactattattattattattattattattatagaataatactttttaatgtgcttaaaaattattattattaatttaattataacAGTCTTTATTGTGATAGCAGCGCCCAAGACCTCACTGCTTCTCACCAACCCTTACTTTATGCTATGTTTTGAAAGATGTCCCATGGCTCTCCCGCTCCCCTTAGTAATAATTATCAATCATGTTTTAAAACACTCTGTATTCTTCATAATtgctcttcttctgtggtattttaaaaagaaaataaaaaaaacaaaagattgaCAATTCTAATTCTACCTTGAGGAAAATAAGTGTGGTTAGTTTCCCCTCTGTACGGAGGTCTACCACTGTTATTGAATAAATTTGACACCAGAAGTCTTGCACCGCCTTGATTTTGTTGGTTAGTGATGGATACTTCACATTTATGAGCCAAAAATGCTAGTGGATATAGGCCCTACATCTGCAGAACTTGCCCAAAAATGgtttaattttcaagtttttctcAGTATCAAAAGAATGTAGTTATATTTTTCTGTGCATCAATGAGGATATTTCAAAGAGGAACACCTGAAAGCTAATTATTCTAAAGATAGATGTGTATGCATGTCATTTGAAATGAAAGAGTGTATATTTGTGCATCCTCGATATATAAGCAAACTTGAGAAATGATGTAGTTAGAGTATGAACTTATAGAAGGTCAGTATTGTCTCTGAGCTGAAGCCTCTTGAGAACATCTTGAAAGACTCTGCTGTGTCTGCGTCTGTAATCCTGCGTGCCTGTGTCTCAGATGGGCAAACACGACGAGGCCTGGATGGTGCTCAAACAGATCCACGACACAAACATGCGAGCCCGAGGAGAGCCGGAGAGAGTCTTCACCGTGAGTACACGCACacacctctacacacacacacatcctcctcctcactgctgcAGGTGACAGATCAGTGTCTCCCCCTGCAGGTGAACCGCATCAAAATCCCCAAACAGCTGGATGAGCTGGTGGAGATGCAGAACGAGTCGGCCAACCCGGTTCTCAAAGTCCTCTACAAGATGAAGACGGAGCTCAGAGGAGTATGATGCTTGTTTCTTTGCTGTGTATTAGTTTGAAGATTACTTTCATGTTTGAATTGAGTTcaaatctcctcctctcttacaGATCTGGTTGACTTTCATGAAATGCTTCAACTACCCGGTGAAAGACAACACCATCAAACTAGCAGTTGTCTGGTTCACTCTGTCTTTTGGGTGAGAGATCTTCCTCACACACTTCCTTTCTGATGTTTGTATTGTTCCCTCTCACGGTGTTAAATGACGCCCTCTGAGTCACCATCACTCTGCAGCGTAataacagcttcagtgtttagCACCGAGGCAGATGTGTCCTCCTGATGAATGTTGACGGGTGAGATTAGAAAGAGAGAAGCTATTAGAGAGAAGGTGTCATTCTGCGTTTTTTCAGACGGCTGCTTTAATGGAATACAGTACGCAAGTGTCAGGAAGTTTTAACACCAAAGGAGACAAAAACAGGTCGTGTTGAGCTTCAAGAAATAAAACGTAATCTGTTTCATTCTGGAAGATTCTGTTTCAGAGTTATGTTTCTATCCCTGCCAGGAAAGACGTGTCTAGAGGGGCTTTGTTTTTGAGTTGTCCTTCCTGTTTTTATATAGAATATAGCATCTAATGAACACTTGAGACagttttcaaccggaggaactttaccccggagttacgtgcgtttcgaccggtggacccagggtctaaatttagttcaggggtagataatctcccccctaaaaagcccctgctatgggggttgtacttttcaaaggtccagggactttcggggggcagggcctgcaatccTGAgagtgtctgattggtagattaaccggagtgtttttattctaactgcccgtccacaataacatcacaaacatctgtgattcacttgatttctctttctttcattagttctTATTTGTtccatcttttttgtatgtgtacttttcaaaagaagaagctgtgattctccgggtcaacttttttttcaaaatttttttttcaaaaatttttgttcaaaattttttttcaaaatttttttttcaaaatttttttttcaaattttttttttcaaattttttttttcaaattttttttttcaaattttttttttcaaattttttttttcaaaattttaatttttcaaaaaaaaaatttcaaaatttCAAAAAGAagtttcaaagaaaaaaatcaaatcaaattttttttttttccaattttttggtcaatttttttttcaccttttcttttgtcaaaattatttttgtaaaaaaaattttgtccattttttttttttcaaatttttccaaaaaccattcacagtcattgttttttccatctgtgattcacttgatttctctttctttcattagtttttatttgttctatcttttttgtatgtgtgtgtacttttcaaaagaagaagctgtgattctcttgatttagcagcttgtaacagtagtcttctctcagcccaccatgaatgctcctctcctcccggtgttccggttttaaaagtgaccctgtaaactggagaccttcagctgaacgtgtcagtgtttgtggagtttacacagttgttgaaacacagagggagttcctgggaatgcaaactagtttagtatttattaagatttcaaaatatcctcatcagatatttaatgatcgtctaaagacgttcaGCCAGCggttgaaatgcagacaacaatgggggcacaggaaccttttagttcaggggtaggaAAGTAGGAAATCTTGGTCGAATGCATTTTTGGGGGATAATTTCAAATTTGCAGAAATGCTCAGCTGGGCTAAAGATCAACAGACTGGATTCTGGATGTAAAAGGTCAAAGTGATGTCTAAAAAAATGCCTGGTCAAAACTCAATCATTGAAATGCTTTATATTGCAAATTATCCAACAGAAtataatgaataatgaatgtCTTTATCTTAGttgaaaaggtcaaaggttaactCCATTGTCCTTTAAAATATTTAGCTTGTCATCTATTCCTTTCCTATGTTTGTGAATGCAATATCTAAAGAATACCTGAGGTCTGCTAGTTTTTAAATCTCACAGTTTGCAAGTAAGAGAAAGAAAATTGAGAGATCATGTGACCAGATTATCCAATAGAAGACAGAAGCTATAAAAGCAAGCATGAAGCATGAATCTCTGATGAACTAACAGTGACCACAATCAGCTTGTGACTTACAGTCGCTGTTCTTGTGTCCAGGTTCTATGGACTCTCCGTTTGGTTTCCTGATGTCATCAAGCACCTTCAGGCCGACGAGTACGCCTCCAGAGTGAAGATCCACAACAGCGAACGCATCGAAGACTTCACCTTCAACTTCACCTTGGAGAACCAGATCCACAGGAACGGAGCCTTCATAAACGACAGGTGGGAAAAAACATGACTCCTTAAAGctagattttggcgccccctgtggacaaagtgatacctcatATCTTTGCTCATCTTAAAGTCAGTTTCttcagcatgctgtcaatcatctgatctCAAACCTACCCACAGTGACATGCAGTAAAATGTACAATATAGAAATGTCCATGTGTCTTAAAACAGATTAATGAATAAGACAGGATTCAAACCTGCAGTCAGACGCTGTGATCCAAACCTGCGAGCCTCCCTGCGCTCAGGTTTGTGCTTAAAGCTTCTTTCTGTCCTGCTGCGGGATAGCAGGACTATTCTTCATTCCCGTAAACAACACACGGCTGCCGGTAATATTAATCCTGCCTCCTTTATCTCCCGCACAGCCAGGAAATTAAAAGCTTAtcgctctctctttcctcccttcttcctccctctgtcccacccaaacacacacatctcctcctgcacctcccgattctctctcacacacaaaggcCAGAGAGAAGATGCATCGATACGTTGAAGACTGCAGACCACAATGCATGTTTAGTCTGAGATTAAATCTAGACCAAAACCATGCTCCTGTGTTCAGCAGCATGCAACAGATTGAATCGATCAATAACAGACTGATCAAACTAAACTTTACAGGAATAGGTACATTCAAAGGCCTTAAAAGTATCACTGATATCAAATGAATATTAGAGGATGATAGGATAATACGGCAGCATTTTTTGaatgcttttcaaaataaaagccagatCTGCTTCATGTCACATgaggcttttattctgaagttatGTCCAGGACAGTTATGTGGTAAATGAAACCACTTGCACAGCCCTTTATTTGAGTCTTTGCTGTTTTCCACAAATCACATTGGTCCAGGTAAGCTGTGGGTGCTAGAGTGTATGGTAAATATTTCCTCATGTGCAATCTCCCTTTGGTGCCTCTATCTCCccgcccctctctctgctcagctggtgtctgttTGTATATTGAGCACCTGTTTTTAAAGTCAACAAGTTATtttcctgaaaaaaaacaacccctGACATCGTTATAAACCCTGGAAGCATACCCTTGtatgaaaattttgaaaaagtacATAATGGTattttaatcatagactgtataataaatggacgtagtatctgtgacgtcacccatcggcttctgaagcgctgttttgaggccaatcgtcggcgggagccatattgctgctgttgagcgagtgtgaggcgggctttgagcctcctagcacacagctacagtgttcccgactgtcaatcaagtcagctgtgcctctcattggaagacttaatctcaatatctttgaaattgccacgttagaaaaaattcacccatgagctatccagactacgctcgtcttttgtaccaggctgtaaacatgtttatttctgctgtaaagatcggcttttttgaatttgtgtgtatgtgggttctggtacttctggaaccagcctcaagcggatcctcaatgaactgcagtttttagcacttccgcattggactcatatttttagaccggaggttgccgcttgattttaaTCTGTAAATGAAACTCTGTTTTTGATGTGAGTGAGATCGTTTTCTTGAAGCTTAATTCCTGAAACTACTCCTTTGATTTCTATGAATTAGTCTATAGGAGATCTCATGCATCATGCACATCTTAATAATGGGTAGTTAATTGCTTTATTTTAGGTCAAACTTATGTGACCTAAGAGACAAGCCTGACTAGAGCAACTCGTGCAGCTAACACGCAGCCTGTCTAAATGCCATGACCGCACACACCCTAGCAATCATGGCAGCCAAAGCACTTCTAGTCTAAGTTGATGTTAACTAGCTGTTAGCAGTGGAGGTCCCAGTTTTTGATACAtccataaaaaacacaactttagtGGAGATACCACAGtcattttttcctcttgtcttaaAATGTGCATTCAGGTGACCCTTTATGACCGTATTgattctctccttctcctcccagGTTTATCAGTATGAAGTTTAAGGCGGTGCAATTCATCGACTCCTCTTTCATCAACTGCTTCTTTGAAGACGTCTCCTCTGTCggctcctcttttaaaaactgcacCTTCATCGACTCCTTCTTTTACAACACAGGTGAGTCTCTACCTGCACCCACAAAAACATCCTATTCTACCTCACACATAAGTCTCACTCAGCGTCTGTCTCCTCCTGACAGTTCATTTTGGGTCTGATGTCAGAGCTTCTGGCGAAAAGAGAAAGGGGGTTGAGCATTTATGGCTTTTTCTTTATGCCACTAAATTACAGCTCAACCTCTCTGGCCCTGCACAGATTGCCTTCCTGAACTCAGGCGACAGAGACACTGAGCCAGCCTGTGCTGCAGGGTGATAAAAACGGCTATTTATAGCCTCacatatatgatgtttttagATGTGTGCAAGATACAGCGATGCACAAATGTGATTCTTTAAGAAGCAGGGTGTAAGtttcctcatttcctctctgaTACATTTAAACAAATCCGTCTGCATCAGCGTCGTAAACATCCATTGTACATTCCACACAGACGCTTTATGTGCGGTCTAATCATTCCGGACTCAGACACACGCAGGAGGAAAAAGCGAGGCAGGATGTTTGGAGAGAACCTGCAGCTGATTCAGACCTTATGGGAGCGTTGTGTGGAAAAATATTTCCCCACAGCACTCAGGAAAAAGAGCTGAACATGGAAACAGTAAGGGCACGTCAGGTTGCCGGTAATGCCCCCCGGGGGGATGGAGTCTCTTTGCCTCCAGCGATGCTCCTCTTGAGAGCGGAGGATAAAGACAAATGAGGAGAGACagacggagggaggaaggaagggaggagggtgggCGAGCAGAGGTGAGAGAGGGGAGGGTTTTCTCTCCGCTGCAGCTGCTGGAGTTTCTATTTAGAGCGAGGCAACACACATCTAAACCAGACAGACTATCATATGTGTTAAAAGCCTGTTGAGGACGGTTATTTCAATTCATCATGTGTATCCTCCACACCTATTAGTAGCGGATGCTCGTGGTCTTATCTTCCACATCCTGTAAATATTCCcttattatcattttcattttaccaGCTCATTTGTCAACTGTTCCAAAGGATGCTAAATTATCTCACTGAGATAAAAACACTCTGCTATTTCAGGACCAGCTGTAGGTAGAAGGTACATCCTAAGGCGGAATTAGCTCTCTATTAAAAATGGATGAACTTCTTTGTTTCCATAAAGAAAAGCGACGGTGGAGTTTCAGTGTTTCTAACCCCAGAAGGCGCCTCACAGATAGAAGAGTTACCCTGATGAGTGATTTAAACACAAAGCTGTCTCCGTGTCCTCCACTCTTACAGATATCGACGACGCCAAACTAACGAATTCGAGGGTGATCAACAGCTCCTTTCACCAAAACAAGACGGGCTGTCAGATGACGTTTGACGACGACTACAGCGCGTACTGGGTTTACTTCGTCAACTTCCTGGGAACGCTGGCGGTGCTGCCTGGAAACATCGTCTCCGCCCTCCTCATGGACAAAATAGGACGCCTCAGCATGTTGGGTAGGTGGTTGTAATCGTCTGAGGAGGTGCTCTGTTTTATTTGAAGCATGAGCAGCAGCCTTCATCTTGAATGAATGAGGCCTTTTTTTGAAGTTGTGTGCTGATTTCGCCTGCAGGAGGCTCCATGGTGCTGTCAGGCATCAGCTGCTTCTTCCTCTGGTTCGGCACTAGTGAGTCCATGATGATCTTCATGCTCTGCCTCTATAATGGTCTCAGTATCTCTGCCTGGAACTCTCTGGATGTGGTCACCACTGAGCTGTACCCGACAGACAGAAGGTGAGTTCTGCAGCTTTAGCCTTTTAATGAATGAGCCGTATATATACCGCTTTTTAAGGTATGTAGCACTGCACATACAGAACCCTGTCTTCACTCAGTAATGTCATACTCTTCTAACcctctcctccatgttgtctccGCCTCCTTGTTTTTCAGGGGCACAGGTTTTGGCTTCTGTAACGCTATGTGTAAGCTGGCAGCAGTTCTGGGCAACCTGATCTTTGGCTCGCTGGTTGGCATCACCAAAGCCATCCCCATCCTGCTGGCCTCGTCTGTGCTGGTTGGAGGCGGGCTTGTGGGCCTCCGACTGCCAGACACTCGAGCCAATGTCCTCATGTAAACGTCGACACACAGCAGTATGTTGTTTACCAGGTATTCACTCAGTGTGCTGAAGAACCGTCATGGTCTTTAATTTACCCAAACATCGCCCTGCAGTCATCCCTCTTTGATTTATCGTTTGATGAATAAGTTCACAAACTCATTACAGAC harbors:
- the LOC117830696 gene encoding LOW QUALITY PROTEIN: synaptic vesicle glycoprotein 2C-like (The sequence of the model RefSeq protein was modified relative to this genomic sequence to represent the inferred CDS: inserted 1 base in 1 codon; deleted 1 base in 1 codon), producing the protein MDETQNNRTSLVKGAKDIAKEAKRHASKNLNKAVDRASDEYSGHRSYNRFENEDEEENNYNSYHQQDGHYADNAANDEDGASSDATEGHDDEDEIYEGEYQGVPAYSDGKARDGQVALGQPVSDSXKSNKELENERQADEEELAQQYELIMQECGHGRFQWQLFFVLGLALMSDGVEVFVVGFVLPSAETDMCVPNSGAGWLGSIVYLGMMFGAFFWGGLSDRVGRRQCLLISMSVNGFFAFLSSFVQGYSMFLLCRMVSGFGIGGAVPIVFSYFAEVLAREKRGEHLSWLCMFWMIGGIYASAMAWAIIPHYGWSFSMGSAYQFHSWRVFVVVCALPCVSAVVALTFMPESPRFFLEMGKHDEAWMVLKQIHDTNMRARGEPERVFTVNRIKIPKQLDELVEMQNESANPVLKVLYKMKTELRGIWLTFMKCFNYPVKDNTIKLAVVWFTLSFGFYGLSVWFPDVIKHLQADEYASRVKIHNSERIEDFTFNFTLENQIHRNGAFINDRFISMKFKAVQFIDSSFINCFFEDVSSVGSSFKNCTFIDSFFYNTDIDDAKLTNSRVINSSFHQNKTGCQMTFDDDYSAYWVYFVNFLGTLAVLPGNIVSALLMDKIGRLSMLGGSMVLSGISCFFLWFGTSESMMIFMLCLYNGLSISAWNSLDVVTTELYPTDRRGTGFGFCNAMCKLAAVLGNLIFGSLVGITKAIPILLASSVLVGGGLVGLRLPDTRANVLM